The following are from one region of the Methanorbis furvi genome:
- a CDS encoding 50S ribosomal protein L14: protein MKGLTSKIPRALQTGSKMVCADNTGARVVQIVSVFGYHGVKNRQPKMGIGDLATVTVKKGTPDMKRKLVRAVVVRQKKEFRRPNGLRVSFEENAMILLNDNGDPRGTDIKGPVAREVAERFPKVGSMATIII from the coding sequence ATGAAAGGATTAACATCCAAGATCCCGCGCGCACTTCAGACCGGCTCCAAGATGGTTTGTGCAGACAACACGGGCGCCCGTGTTGTACAGATTGTTTCCGTCTTCGGTTACCATGGTGTCAAAAACCGGCAGCCAAAGATGGGTATCGGCGACCTTGCGACAGTAACTGTCAAGAAGGGAACCCCCGATATGAAGAGAAAGCTTGTCAGAGCAGTTGTTGTCCGTCAGAAGAAGGAATTCCGCCGCCCGAACGGTCTGCGTGTTTCCTTTGAAGAGAACGCAATGATCCTCTTAAATGATAACGGTGACCCGCGCGGTACCGATATCAAAGGACCGGTCGCACGTGAAGTTGCAGAGCGGTTCCCGAAAGTCGGATCGATGGCAACGATCATTATCTAA